A region from the Microcella frigidaquae genome encodes:
- a CDS encoding NUDIX domain-containing protein, with amino-acid sequence MTHDPLSSTPPPLPSGAQRDPGDAWVEGPEGQRYWGRFGAAGLLAWHPEAGILLQHRAVWSHHGGTWGLPGGARKQGESAQAAAVREAGEEAGVPADAVEPLFESVLDLGFWSYTTVAVRVTRLFAPIVADAESVALRWVPIDEVDALPLHPGFADSWPALRARLG; translated from the coding sequence ATGACCCACGACCCCCTGTCGAGCACGCCGCCGCCGCTGCCGAGCGGCGCCCAGCGCGACCCCGGCGACGCGTGGGTCGAGGGCCCCGAAGGGCAGCGCTACTGGGGCCGCTTCGGTGCGGCCGGGCTGCTGGCGTGGCACCCCGAGGCGGGCATCTTGCTGCAGCACCGTGCCGTCTGGTCGCACCACGGCGGCACCTGGGGCCTTCCCGGCGGAGCCCGCAAGCAGGGCGAGTCGGCGCAGGCCGCCGCCGTGCGCGAGGCGGGGGAGGAGGCCGGCGTGCCGGCCGATGCCGTCGAACCGCTGTTCGAGAGCGTTCTCGACCTCGGCTTCTGGTCGTACACCACCGTCGCCGTGCGGGTGACGCGCCTGTTCGCGCCGATCGTCGCCGATGCGGAGAGCGTCGCCCTGCGCTGGGTGCCCATCGACGAGGTGGATGCTCTGCCGCTGCACCCCGGATTCGCCGACTCCTGGCCCGCGCTGCGCGCGCGCCTCGGCTAG
- a CDS encoding TetR/AcrR family transcriptional regulator → MTAVEPDARPADPRWQRSRARLHAAVLELAADRPVERITGSALAAAAGVHRSTIYEHGCDASDILRGALRAELDEIRRRLIEPATAETILSATAASADEVFAHVDRHGAVYARELDRGTAGLSAMLAEHFAHSVRLLIEHGAVTPPEVPEDDPQAVAETAAATIAAAAVAVIAVWLRSPEPRDRRQLARRWRLVLPPWWPIGD, encoded by the coding sequence GTGACAGCGGTCGAGCCGGATGCCCGCCCAGCGGACCCCCGCTGGCAGCGTTCCCGGGCGCGCCTGCACGCCGCGGTGCTCGAGCTCGCCGCCGACCGTCCCGTCGAGCGCATCACCGGCAGCGCCCTCGCCGCCGCCGCGGGCGTGCACCGCTCGACGATCTACGAGCACGGATGCGATGCCAGCGACATCCTGCGCGGGGCCCTGCGCGCCGAGCTCGACGAGATCCGCCGTCGCCTCATCGAGCCGGCCACCGCCGAGACGATCCTGAGCGCGACCGCCGCGTCGGCCGACGAGGTCTTCGCGCATGTCGACCGGCACGGTGCGGTCTACGCGCGTGAGCTCGACCGCGGCACGGCCGGGCTCTCGGCGATGCTCGCCGAGCACTTCGCGCACTCGGTGCGGCTGCTCATCGAGCACGGGGCCGTGACGCCGCCTGAGGTGCCCGAGGACGACCCCCAGGCCGTGGCCGAGACAGCGGCCGCCACGATCGCTGCGGCCGCGGTCGCCGTCATCGCGGTCTGGCTGCGTTCCCCCGAACCGCGCGATCGTCGTCAGCTCGCACGACGCTGGCGCCTCGTGCTGCCACCCTGGTGGCCCATCGGCGACTGA
- a CDS encoding YqjF family protein, translated as MPADPISADPISRVAPPLPGRAVIRQRWSDFLFLHWRIDPSEVAPFLPPGTRPDVHDGSAWVGLIPFVLSDHAFLPLPPVPHAGTFIEINVRTYSVDEQGRRGVVFRSLDAERLPSVLAARALFGLPYQWMRATRTVTLDPLGGAPDAPGTRSGTLEYRARRRTGTHPGTNIVARPGATPVDSELSRFLTARWGFHERHLGRTIHARNAHEPWPLVDAELLHLDDGLLAAAGFPSLARRAPDSMLATPFEHPGVVTEFAAPRRA; from the coding sequence ATGCCCGCCGACCCGATCAGTGCCGACCCGATTTCCCGCGTCGCGCCGCCGCTACCCGGCCGCGCGGTGATCCGGCAGCGCTGGAGCGACTTCCTCTTCCTGCACTGGCGCATCGACCCGAGCGAGGTCGCGCCGTTCCTGCCACCGGGAACCCGCCCCGACGTGCACGACGGCAGCGCCTGGGTCGGGCTGATCCCCTTCGTGCTGAGCGACCACGCCTTCCTGCCGCTGCCGCCCGTACCCCATGCCGGAACCTTCATCGAGATCAACGTGCGCACTTACTCCGTCGACGAGCAGGGCCGGCGCGGCGTGGTGTTCCGGTCGCTCGACGCCGAGCGGCTGCCCAGCGTGCTCGCCGCCCGCGCCCTCTTCGGGCTGCCGTATCAGTGGATGCGTGCCACTCGCACCGTGACGCTCGACCCGCTCGGCGGTGCACCGGACGCTCCCGGCACCCGCTCGGGCACTCTCGAGTATCGCGCCCGGCGCCGCACAGGCACCCACCCCGGCACGAACATCGTCGCCCGTCCCGGCGCGACCCCGGTGGATTCCGAGCTCAGTCGCTTCCTCACCGCGCGCTGGGGGTTCCACGAGCGGCACCTCGGCCGCACCATCCACGCGCGCAACGCGCACGAGCCGTGGCCCCTCGTCGACGCCGAGCTGCTGCACCTCGACGACGGGCTGCTCGCCGCCGCCGGGTTCCCCTCCCTCGCGCGCCGGGCACCCGACTCGATGCTCGCGACCCCGTTCGAGCATCCCGGCGTGGTGACGGAGTTCGCCGCCCCGCGCCGCGCCTGA
- the der gene encoding ribosome biogenesis GTPase Der: protein MTADQNPETRADARDHDAARDHNASLAADRSAGGPGTFVEPDAASLEAAEAVAARLAELDDDLADKRADALRAGLADYDLDDDDLDLLDGAELGEDGIITMPALPVLAIVGRPNVGKSALVNRILGRREAVVEDTPGVTRDRVTYKAEWNDKKFTLVDTGGWEPDASGINASVAAQAEVAVDLADAVLFVVDAITGITATDEFVVKMLRRSKKPVIVAANKIDDARQEPEAAALWSLGLGQPWPVSALHGRGVADLLDHVLTVLPEVSAVAKQEFGGPRRVALLGRPNVGKSSLLNKAAREERVVVNELAGTTRDPIDEQIELGGKVWRFVDTAGIRRRVHLQQGADFYASLRTAAALEKAEVAVVLIDVTEPLSEQDVRIIDLVLESGRALVLAFNKWDLLDDDRRRYLEREIEQDLHHVAWAPRVNISARTGRHLEKLVPALEVALESWDTRIPTGKLNAFVAELTAEHPHPVRGGKQPRILFATQASTRPPTFVLFTTGFLDPQYRRFITRRLREVWGFEGTPIVVNMRVREKRQR, encoded by the coding sequence ATGACCGCTGACCAGAACCCCGAGACCCGCGCCGACGCCCGTGACCACGACGCCGCGCGCGATCACAACGCCTCGCTCGCCGCCGATCGCTCCGCCGGCGGGCCGGGAACGTTCGTCGAGCCCGACGCCGCGTCGCTCGAGGCCGCCGAGGCCGTCGCCGCGCGCCTCGCAGAGCTCGACGACGACCTCGCCGACAAGCGGGCGGATGCTCTGCGCGCCGGCCTCGCCGACTACGACCTCGACGACGACGACCTCGATCTGCTCGACGGCGCCGAGCTGGGTGAGGACGGCATCATCACGATGCCCGCGCTGCCGGTGCTCGCGATCGTGGGCCGCCCGAACGTGGGCAAGAGCGCGCTCGTGAACCGCATCCTGGGCCGCCGCGAGGCGGTCGTCGAGGACACGCCGGGCGTGACCCGCGACCGCGTCACCTACAAGGCCGAGTGGAACGACAAGAAGTTCACCCTCGTCGACACCGGCGGATGGGAGCCCGACGCGTCGGGCATCAACGCCTCGGTCGCCGCGCAGGCCGAGGTCGCCGTCGACCTTGCCGACGCCGTGCTGTTCGTCGTCGACGCCATCACCGGCATCACGGCGACCGACGAGTTCGTCGTGAAGATGCTGCGCCGCTCGAAGAAGCCGGTGATCGTCGCCGCGAACAAGATCGACGACGCGCGGCAGGAGCCGGAGGCGGCCGCACTGTGGAGTCTCGGGCTCGGGCAGCCGTGGCCGGTCTCGGCCCTGCACGGTCGCGGCGTGGCCGACCTGCTCGATCACGTGCTCACCGTGCTGCCGGAGGTTTCCGCCGTGGCGAAGCAGGAGTTCGGCGGTCCCCGCCGCGTCGCCCTGCTCGGCCGCCCGAACGTCGGCAAGTCGAGCCTGCTCAACAAGGCGGCGCGCGAGGAGCGCGTCGTCGTCAACGAGCTCGCCGGCACCACGCGCGACCCCATCGACGAGCAGATCGAGCTCGGCGGCAAGGTGTGGCGCTTCGTCGACACCGCGGGCATCCGTCGTCGTGTGCATCTGCAGCAGGGTGCCGACTTCTACGCCTCGCTGCGCACCGCGGCCGCGCTCGAGAAGGCGGAGGTCGCGGTCGTGCTGATCGACGTGACCGAGCCGCTGAGCGAGCAGGACGTGCGCATCATCGACCTCGTGCTCGAGTCGGGCCGCGCGCTCGTGCTCGCGTTCAACAAGTGGGACCTGCTCGACGACGACCGCCGCCGCTACCTCGAGCGCGAGATCGAGCAGGATCTGCACCACGTCGCCTGGGCGCCGCGGGTCAACATCTCGGCCCGCACGGGTCGCCACCTCGAGAAGCTGGTCCCGGCCCTCGAGGTCGCGCTCGAGTCGTGGGACACCCGCATCCCGACCGGCAAGCTGAACGCGTTCGTCGCCGAGCTGACGGCGGAGCATCCGCACCCCGTTCGCGGGGGCAAGCAGCCGCGCATCCTCTTCGCGACGCAGGCGTCGACCCGTCCGCCGACCTTCGTGCTCTTCACGACCGGATTCCTCGACCCGCAGTACCGCCGCTTCATCACGCGCCGCCTGCGCGAGGTCTGGGGCTTCGAGGGCACCCCGATCGTGGTGAACATGCGAGTCAGGGAGAAGAGGCAGCGCTAG
- a CDS encoding IS481 family transposase, which translates to MELHANARLSVEGRRLLCRRVRELNWKVADAAFAGGISERRAYEWLARFDAGETLADRSSRPKSSPKKTPASVEAAIVRLRTLRKTASTIAAILQMAVSTVCAVLARVGLNRLSKLEPVEPANRYCRRHAGELIHLDIKTLGRFRRPGKRALGQGADRRSRKAGWEAVHVAVDDATRLSYVEVLPDQTAATTVGFLHRAIAWFARHGVIVQEVMTDNGSAYVSRLWAATCAEVGLVHIRTRPYRPRTNGKAERFIQTLLREWAYAATYRDSDHRRAVLPEWVRYYNTQRPHGSLGHKAPMTVLAAA; encoded by the coding sequence ATGGAACTTCACGCTAATGCCCGTTTGTCTGTTGAAGGTCGACGACTGCTGTGTCGACGCGTTCGCGAGCTGAACTGGAAGGTCGCCGACGCGGCCTTCGCGGGCGGGATCAGCGAACGTCGCGCCTACGAATGGTTGGCCCGGTTCGATGCCGGCGAAACCCTCGCTGACCGGTCGTCACGGCCGAAGTCGTCCCCGAAGAAGACCCCAGCCAGTGTTGAAGCGGCCATCGTGCGCCTGCGAACACTGCGCAAAACGGCGTCCACGATCGCTGCGATCCTGCAGATGGCGGTCTCGACAGTCTGCGCGGTGCTGGCCCGCGTCGGGTTGAACCGACTGTCGAAGTTGGAGCCCGTCGAGCCGGCGAACCGGTATTGCCGTCGCCATGCCGGGGAGCTGATCCACCTGGACATCAAGACGTTGGGCCGCTTCCGCCGCCCCGGCAAACGCGCCCTCGGCCAGGGAGCAGACCGACGCAGTCGGAAAGCCGGTTGGGAGGCGGTGCATGTCGCCGTCGATGATGCGACCCGACTGTCTTACGTGGAGGTGTTGCCTGACCAGACGGCTGCGACCACGGTCGGGTTCCTGCACCGCGCGATCGCGTGGTTCGCCCGGCATGGCGTGATCGTGCAGGAGGTGATGACCGACAACGGGTCCGCGTATGTCTCCCGGCTGTGGGCGGCAACGTGCGCCGAGGTGGGGCTGGTGCATATTCGCACGCGCCCGTACCGGCCGCGCACGAACGGCAAGGCCGAACGGTTCATCCAGACGCTGTTGCGGGAATGGGCGTACGCGGCGACCTACCGCGACAGTGACCACCGACGAGCGGTGCTGCCAGAATGGGTGCGCTACTACAACACTCAGCGACCCCACGGTTCCCTCGGCCACAAGGCGCCCATGACCGTCCTCGCGGCGGCATGA
- a CDS encoding cation:proton antiporter, protein MPLELDTFGITGLILVLAAAVAFIAHRLRQPLIIGFIVVGVIVGPTGFDWVHQAEALDLFAEIGIAILLFLVGLKLDVNLIRSVGPVALATGIGQIVVTAVAGFGIALLFGLDLVAAAVVGVAITFSSTIIVVKLLSDQRQLDELHGRVALGLLIVQDVVVIVVMIVLTSLGTGAAEGARLDVGAEALRILLGGGGLLVGIAVAMRWVLPWLLDRVATSAELLIVWSVAWAIGIAALTDVLGFSIEVGAFLAGFALASTRYREQVHASLIGLRDFLLLFFFIVLGAELDFAAIGAQVPLAIALSIFVLVGSPIIMIAIMSAMGYPARVGFLAGLAIAQISEFSLILIALTRDLSLVDDSVVGLVTLVALITIAGSSYLIPYAIPIADRLDPWLSRLQRRHLRPASVESAEQYDAIVFGNGRFGSQLIRELVADDCRVLLVEWDPFAEVAVTDAALDARVDVVFGDARSPEFPETLPLAHARFIISTVPDVDTNLVLAAALRRAGATCPIAVTVHTDNAAHAYRQALVDETISTVLHPFRDAADDALETLKRLEAARVTDDEA, encoded by the coding sequence ATGCCCCTCGAGCTCGACACCTTCGGCATTACCGGGCTGATCCTCGTGCTCGCCGCCGCCGTCGCGTTCATCGCGCACCGGTTGCGCCAGCCGCTCATCATCGGGTTCATCGTCGTCGGCGTGATCGTCGGCCCGACCGGCTTCGACTGGGTGCATCAGGCCGAGGCGCTCGACCTCTTCGCCGAGATCGGCATCGCGATCCTGCTGTTCCTCGTCGGCCTCAAGCTCGATGTCAACCTCATCCGCTCGGTCGGGCCCGTGGCCCTCGCCACCGGCATCGGGCAGATCGTCGTCACCGCCGTCGCCGGTTTCGGCATCGCCCTGCTGTTCGGGCTCGACCTCGTCGCGGCCGCCGTGGTCGGCGTTGCGATCACGTTCTCATCGACGATCATCGTCGTGAAGCTGCTCAGCGATCAGCGCCAGCTCGACGAGCTGCACGGCCGCGTCGCGCTCGGGCTGCTCATCGTGCAAGACGTGGTCGTGATCGTCGTCATGATCGTGCTCACCAGCCTCGGCACCGGCGCCGCCGAGGGCGCCCGTCTCGACGTCGGCGCCGAAGCTCTGCGCATCCTGCTGGGCGGCGGCGGCCTGCTCGTCGGCATCGCCGTCGCAATGCGGTGGGTGCTGCCCTGGCTGCTCGACCGCGTCGCGACGAGTGCCGAGCTGTTGATCGTCTGGAGCGTCGCCTGGGCGATCGGCATCGCCGCCCTCACCGACGTGCTCGGGTTCTCGATCGAGGTCGGCGCCTTCCTCGCCGGCTTCGCGCTCGCCTCCACCCGCTACCGTGAGCAGGTGCACGCCTCCCTCATCGGCCTGCGCGACTTCCTGCTGCTGTTCTTCTTCATCGTGCTCGGCGCCGAGCTCGACTTCGCCGCGATCGGCGCCCAGGTTCCCCTCGCGATCGCGCTGTCGATCTTCGTACTCGTCGGCTCTCCGATCATCATGATCGCGATCATGAGCGCGATGGGCTATCCCGCCCGCGTCGGATTCCTCGCTGGGCTCGCGATCGCGCAGATCAGCGAGTTCAGCCTCATCCTCATCGCCCTCACCCGCGACCTGAGCCTGGTCGACGACAGTGTCGTCGGGCTCGTCACCCTCGTCGCCCTCATCACGATCGCCGGCTCGAGCTACCTGATCCCCTACGCGATCCCGATCGCCGACCGCCTCGACCCGTGGCTGTCGCGTCTGCAGCGGCGGCACCTGCGGCCCGCATCCGTCGAGTCGGCCGAACAGTACGACGCGATCGTGTTCGGCAACGGGCGGTTCGGAAGCCAGCTGATCCGCGAGCTCGTCGCCGACGACTGCCGGGTGCTGCTGGTGGAGTGGGACCCGTTCGCCGAGGTGGCGGTGACGGATGCTGCGCTCGACGCCCGCGTCGACGTCGTGTTCGGCGATGCCCGCAGCCCGGAGTTTCCGGAGACACTGCCCCTCGCCCACGCCCGCTTCATCATCTCGACGGTGCCCGACGTCGACACCAACCTCGTGCTCGCCGCGGCCCTGCGGCGCGCGGGCGCGACCTGCCCGATCGCCGTCACCGTGCACACCGACAACGCCGCCCACGCCTACCGGCAGGCCCTCGTCGACGAGACTATCTCGACCGTGCTGCACCCGTTCCGCGACGCGGCCGACGACGCGCTCGAGACGCTCAAGCGGCTCGAGGCCGCGCGGGTCACCGACGACGAGGCCTAG
- the cmk gene encoding (d)CMP kinase — MSDLIVAVDGPAGSGKSSVSREAARRLGFAYLDTGAAYRALAWHCLDEGVDVEDAVAVAARVPGFDYAIGMSPDRYFVRVGGEDITPDIREPRVTAVVSAVARVPEVRAGLTELFRRLVAERPEPGVIVEGRDITTVVAPDAAVRVLLTATPEARMARRSAELGAKPTESMTQQLASRDAQDLKVVDFMNAAEGVTTLDSTELDFEQTVQALIDIVRARPSA, encoded by the coding sequence ATGAGCGACCTCATCGTAGCTGTCGACGGCCCCGCCGGCAGCGGCAAGTCGAGCGTGAGCCGCGAGGCGGCCCGCCGCCTCGGCTTCGCCTACCTCGACACCGGCGCAGCCTACCGCGCGCTCGCCTGGCACTGCCTCGACGAGGGGGTCGATGTCGAGGATGCCGTTGCCGTCGCCGCGCGCGTGCCCGGTTTCGACTACGCCATCGGCATGAGCCCCGACCGCTACTTCGTGCGCGTGGGCGGCGAGGACATCACCCCCGACATCCGCGAGCCGCGCGTCACGGCCGTCGTGAGCGCCGTGGCGCGCGTGCCGGAAGTGCGGGCGGGGCTCACCGAGCTGTTCCGGCGGCTCGTCGCCGAGCGCCCCGAGCCGGGCGTGATCGTCGAGGGGCGCGACATCACGACCGTCGTCGCCCCCGACGCTGCGGTTCGAGTTCTGCTGACGGCCACCCCGGAGGCTAGAATGGCCCGTAGGTCGGCCGAGCTAGGCGCGAAGCCGACCGAGTCGATGACGCAGCAGCTCGCTTCTCGCGATGCGCAAGATCTGAAGGTCGTCGACTTCATGAACGCCGCCGAGGGCGTCACGACCCTCGACTCGACCGAGCTCGACTTCGAGCAGACGGTGCAGGCGTTGATCGACATCGTGCGCGCCCGGCCTTCCGCCTAG
- a CDS encoding NUDIX hydrolase, with translation MAGSAAIEVAAALIVDDMGRLLLVRKEGTSVFMQPGGKYEPGETGAQTLARELHEELGLIVDPEALEPLGTFTAPAANEAGMLVEAEVFRAHLSALGGIEAVTPRAEIVDVLWVHPRDFAHLAVAPLVTQRMLPLLEVS, from the coding sequence ATGGCGGGCTCCGCGGCGATCGAGGTGGCGGCGGCGCTCATCGTCGACGACATGGGTCGGCTGCTGCTGGTGCGCAAGGAGGGCACGAGCGTGTTCATGCAGCCGGGCGGCAAGTACGAGCCGGGCGAAACCGGCGCGCAGACCCTCGCCCGCGAACTGCACGAAGAGCTGGGCCTCATCGTCGATCCCGAGGCGCTCGAGCCGCTCGGAACCTTCACCGCTCCCGCCGCCAACGAGGCGGGCATGCTCGTCGAGGCGGAGGTGTTCCGCGCGCACCTCAGCGCGCTCGGCGGCATCGAGGCGGTCACGCCCCGCGCCGAGATCGTCGACGTGCTCTGGGTGCACCCCCGCGACTTCGCTCACCTCGCGGTCGCCCCGCTCGTGACGCAGCGCATGCTGCCCCTGCTGGAGGTCTCGTGA
- a CDS encoding GNAT family N-acetyltransferase, which translates to MTEREEGLITVEPAELLPWSALEAVLASTGESRRCWCRWWLTTNAEYAAATDDDRRAAARADHADGHPRGLLARRAGEAVGWVSVAPRADYVRLPRTRLIADGTPDPDLGDPAIWAIVCFAVAPAHRRTGVARALLDAAIAHAAAHGAARIEAYPVDTDPAHGRAPSPGDLNTGTLALFATAGFTEVARPKPHRPIVQRRLRLPTDDQRAV; encoded by the coding sequence GTGACCGAGCGCGAGGAGGGCCTGATCACCGTCGAGCCCGCCGAGCTGCTGCCCTGGAGCGCGCTCGAGGCGGTGCTGGCATCGACGGGCGAATCACGGCGGTGCTGGTGCCGCTGGTGGCTGACCACCAACGCCGAATACGCGGCCGCCACCGACGACGACCGACGGGCGGCGGCGAGGGCCGACCACGCCGACGGTCACCCCCGCGGCCTGCTCGCCCGTCGCGCCGGCGAGGCGGTCGGCTGGGTGAGCGTCGCGCCCCGGGCCGACTACGTCCGGCTCCCGCGCACCCGGCTCATCGCCGACGGCACGCCCGACCCCGACCTCGGCGACCCCGCGATCTGGGCGATCGTGTGCTTCGCCGTCGCCCCCGCCCATCGGCGCACCGGTGTCGCCCGCGCGCTGCTCGACGCCGCGATCGCCCACGCCGCGGCGCACGGAGCCGCCCGCATCGAGGCCTACCCGGTCGACACCGACCCCGCGCACGGCCGTGCACCGAGCCCCGGCGATCTCAACACCGGCACCCTCGCGCTCTTCGCCACCGCGGGGTTCACCGAGGTGGCGCGGCCGAAGCCCCACCGCCCGATCGTGCAGCGGAGGCTCCGGCTGCCGACCGACGATCAGCGCGCGGTGTAG
- a CDS encoding SDR family NAD(P)-dependent oxidoreductase, producing the protein MNAQQYRLQNRTALVTGAASGIGRATALRLASEGASVVVADVADEKAAAVVAEIEAAGGTALAVHLDVTDEASWASAIETTVSRFGGLGILVNNAGIGDTVPVEQSTTEEYQRVIAITQNSVYFGLKAAAEALKASGNGAVVNVSSMFGIVGGFGGSPAYAAAKGAVRTLTKSVALGWATAGVRVNSIHPGFVDTPILGDVDRSMLAQTTPMGRIARPEELAAAIAFLVSDDASFMTGSELVVDGGYTAR; encoded by the coding sequence ATGAACGCGCAGCAGTACCGCCTGCAGAACCGCACCGCCCTGGTCACTGGAGCGGCGAGCGGCATCGGGCGCGCAACGGCGCTCCGCCTGGCGAGCGAGGGCGCATCCGTCGTCGTCGCCGACGTCGCCGACGAGAAGGCCGCGGCGGTCGTCGCCGAGATCGAGGCGGCGGGCGGTACCGCGCTGGCCGTGCACCTCGACGTCACGGACGAGGCGAGCTGGGCATCCGCGATCGAGACCACCGTCAGCCGCTTCGGCGGGCTGGGCATTCTCGTCAACAACGCGGGCATCGGCGACACGGTGCCGGTCGAGCAGAGCACCACCGAGGAGTACCAGCGTGTCATCGCGATCACCCAGAACAGCGTCTACTTCGGCCTGAAGGCTGCCGCCGAGGCGCTCAAGGCGAGCGGCAACGGTGCGGTCGTGAACGTCTCGTCGATGTTCGGCATCGTGGGCGGCTTCGGGGGCTCGCCGGCCTACGCGGCCGCGAAGGGTGCCGTGCGCACGCTCACCAAGTCGGTCGCGCTCGGCTGGGCGACGGCCGGTGTGCGGGTCAACTCGATCCACCCCGGATTCGTCGACACGCCGATTCTGGGCGACGTCGATCGCTCGATGCTCGCGCAGACCACCCCGATGGGCCGGATCGCCCGGCCGGAGGAGCTCGCCGCGGCGATCGCCTTCCTCGTCAGCGACGATGCGTCGTTCATGACGGGCTCGGAACTCGTCGTGGACGGCGGCTACACCGCGCGCTGA
- a CDS encoding IS110 family transposase, which produces MRIQRTSVGLDVHARSVVGCAIDEDTGEVIRHRFGYDPAAVLEWVRSLPQPAAVTYEAGPTGFALARLFTAAGIECLVAAPSKLQRPVGERVKTDARDAMHLARLLRLGEIVAVAVPTIEQETARDLVRAREDNRGELMAARHRLSKLLLRHGIIYDGKQAWTGAHDAWLRRQRFDHPGLQAAFDADYEAVQQVRARKDRLDAIIEQMAATSNYAPVVRRLGCLRGISTLTGFGLAVEIGNWERFTGSSIGAFVGLVPSEHSSGQSRSQGSITKTGNTHARRLLVEAAWHHRKPYRPGAVMQARWAAAPSLAVSRGDDGNRRLHQKWQHFTARKKRPTIANVAIARELAGWCWSLAVMPD; this is translated from the coding sequence TTGAGAATCCAGCGTACGAGCGTCGGTCTGGACGTGCACGCCCGCAGCGTCGTGGGATGCGCGATCGACGAGGACACTGGGGAAGTGATCCGTCACCGTTTCGGCTACGACCCCGCGGCAGTGCTGGAGTGGGTGCGGAGCCTGCCGCAGCCGGCAGCGGTGACGTATGAGGCCGGGCCGACCGGGTTCGCTCTGGCCCGCTTGTTCACCGCCGCAGGCATCGAGTGCCTCGTGGCGGCGCCGTCGAAGTTGCAGCGCCCGGTCGGGGAGCGAGTCAAGACCGACGCCAGGGACGCGATGCATTTGGCAAGACTGCTGCGACTGGGAGAGATCGTCGCGGTTGCCGTGCCCACGATCGAGCAGGAAACCGCACGCGACCTGGTGCGAGCACGAGAGGACAATCGGGGTGAGCTGATGGCTGCACGGCATCGGCTCTCGAAGCTGCTGTTGCGCCACGGGATCATCTATGACGGCAAGCAGGCGTGGACCGGCGCGCATGATGCCTGGCTGCGCCGGCAAAGGTTCGACCATCCCGGACTGCAGGCCGCGTTCGATGCCGACTACGAAGCAGTGCAGCAGGTGCGCGCCCGCAAAGACCGACTCGACGCGATCATCGAGCAGATGGCCGCGACCAGCAACTACGCGCCCGTGGTGCGACGCCTGGGGTGCTTGCGCGGGATCTCGACCTTGACCGGGTTCGGCCTCGCGGTCGAGATCGGCAACTGGGAGCGCTTCACCGGATCCAGCATCGGCGCGTTCGTCGGGCTGGTGCCCTCAGAGCACTCCTCCGGACAGTCACGCTCGCAAGGCTCGATCACCAAGACCGGCAACACTCACGCCCGCCGCCTGCTGGTCGAGGCCGCCTGGCATCACCGCAAACCCTATCGGCCCGGAGCGGTGATGCAGGCCCGGTGGGCTGCCGCGCCCAGCCTCGCCGTGTCCCGCGGCGACGACGGCAACCGGCGCCTGCATCAGAAATGGCAGCACTTCACCGCACGCAAGAAGCGGCCCACGATCGCGAACGTCGCCATCGCCCGCGAGCTCGCCGGCTGGTGCTGGTCCCTGGCTGTGATGCCCGACTGA